The Erigeron canadensis isolate Cc75 chromosome 1, C_canadensis_v1, whole genome shotgun sequence genome segment acaacctccaTTGAATTGGATGGTAAGCTTGGCCCTATTGGTCCACCAGTGTCAGACCCCACGCTCTATCGGATAAATTACTAAAATTTGTATGAAAACGCAATGCCAAAAGAGATGAGCTGAAAAGAGGGGTTCCTGAGCAGTATGAAATTCAGAAGGATAATTCTGTTTCTACTATTCAACTAATATTTTCGAAGAATACCCAGACTACCTATTATATAATTCATACAAAATCACATTTTATGCCTTTGAAAATTGATATCCTAAAACCTATATTGTCTCAAAAATGACTTCAATGGAAAAGTAAACGGTTCAAACAAGTCAAATTGGTTGAGAAACTAAACATTGTGCCACATCAGAGAgaaaaaagacaaaacaaaacaatttggAATCTTCTGAAAACGAAAATACTATATGCGACTCTATGTTTATAATTCAGCCTCCGATGTGCACATTTCATTAACCAACAAAAATGTTCGGAACATTATCAGAAGAGACACAAGTGAAGGTGCCTGTTAGCAAAGCTTGGGCACTCTACGGCAGCCTCGAGCTTGGAAAGATCGCTTCAGGAAAAATCCTAGAGTGTGTTGATCTCGTTGAAGGAAATGGTGGCGTCGGTACCATCCTTAAGCTCACCTTAAAGCCCGGTACATGTCATACTAATAAATAAGTTGATAGTACATTTATTAATAAAGGAAATAATTATCAGCTTTTGGACTAGCAATAGCAGTATTGAGTTCAATGTGTTATAAGGATCCGTGAACCAAGTGGTTATAGTCCCGTATGGGAAAAAGGTTTTGTGTAGTTtcaattataaaaagaaaaaaaaaaggtatatgaaTTCCTGACTGGTACAATCTTATATGTGCAGGTTTAGGCTTTGTGCATTGCAAAGAAAAGTTTACAAAGATTGATAACAAGAATAAGATCAAGGAAATTGAAGCAGTGGAAGGGGGATATCTTGATCTAGGATTTGATCTATATAGGTTCAGGATCGAGATCAAAGAGATTCCAACTGATGTCACGTCGTCTAGAGTCAAATGTACGATTGAATATGAAGTCAAGGAAGAGTTTGCTGCTAATGCTTCTTTTGTGACAGCTGAATCTATGACTACCCTTATGAGCTTCGCAAATGAGCATCTTTTGCAATCTAATTAGCGCAAATACTATAGGATCCTTTTCGATGGTGTTATtgtaatgttaaaataaatattgaatGAAGTTGCTTTCTTTAGTCTATGTTACATAAAGGACATGAAGTGATGTAAGCTCCGGTTGGCCGAGATTGTGAGGTTAATCTTTACACATGAATACTTAGTTCGTAAAAGTTAAAACTGTGTAATCATGTTTGAAATATTGTATAATACTTATACTTAATTTAAGAACACTTATTTAATTAATCGAAACTTAATTAAAGCTTAAATTCTGAAAAACTCCTGAAAAGGGGACAGTaaacaaactttaaaaaaatgtttatgaaAAGTTTTGATTGAGATAATACAAGTATATAACTACTTTTTTTAGTTGAAGGGAGCCCGCCCTTTATATGTTACAAAAGTTTACGAGAGTTGAAAACATGCATTTCTTGCTTGATatgaaaaaaaagtattttcatgatacatcttttgaaacatgtatcataaattcataactATTGATTATTGCCAACGTTCAAAACCATCTTCAACTGAAGAGGTGGTTAGCCAGCAATTATTTTCTAACAAACTGCATTAGAATCATAATCATTACTGTCATAAGTCTTGCATACATTAACAGCCAAATTCAAAATCCCATATGTGTTACGAAAGATAAACATTAGAATGCTTACAAAATTCTCAAAACCAGAAAAAAAAGCATGTGGTTGAACATCTACACAAGCAGAACTGCATTAATACACCCATCATTTTCCGGATTGTTGGTCACTTGAGCATATTTCCCTACATCCAACAAATTCCATAGCGAATAAGCCTATGCACCATCCCATCATATATAGAATcgaaacaacaataacaatgaaGTGATCTTACCCCATACAACTTTCCCAGCAGGTGTTACAAGACCTAGTTCACTCACATTCAcctagtatatacaaaaacagaCAGGTCAACAGATGTGGTCCCAGCATACAGTTGCTCAAATCTTTAGCTAGTTGAGAGAAATATACCTCGATGATAGTTCCCTTGGTGATAACACCTAAAGATGTATACATTGTGCCAttaggatttttcttcaccccGATTATCTCAAGATTGAACGTGCACTTAAGCTCAGGGTGTGTCACGTGGGCTTTGTTAAACCTTAAACCAGTTGGACGAATAAACCGCTCATACTTTGGAGGTTTTCTCGTGAAACCCTGGCCAACAAATGTCACTTTTGTGATCATTCTCTTCCACTGCTTAGCTGCAAACAAGCAATCAACATTTGCTATGAGCATACTGGTCAATGTCTCaatattcaaaacaaaaaatgtaaaataaaagagaatagCTAGTATCTGGCACTAAACTTGAAAGTGATTATCAGATTACAAACCTTTAAGCCAAACATAATCAGTTTACAATGCCTCAGTAATGTGAAACTGGTTCCGATTATTAGATTATTTTAAAGTAAAACTTAGCTAGAGGTATGCAACAAAACCGCTTTTGATTGACCCCATTTTTAAGTACTTTAATATGTAAAGCCTGTAACTCATTATCAGTACTTCAAAGAGCGAAAAAGCATCTAACCACTATCCCTGCCACCCTTTATGTAACAAATACCTTCTAATCCGCAATGCCTAACACAGCCTAGTTCGACTAAACTTCTATTTTAGAAGGCAACTAAGTAAAACCAGACTAAAACTCCACATATTTCTACAAATTGTCCACCATGGGACTTGAACCCACAACCTATAGCTTGATGGGTCATCACATATACCACAAGAGCCAAAAACCAACGGTTAGTTCAACTACACTTCTAACATAGCCTGACACGGTACGAGCACATGAAATACTTACTTTTCCTTGGACCAGTTCTGACCACTTTGAACATCTCTTCTTCAGCCACGGGTCTCACCTGAAAGATTCAAAAGACGTCATCATTAACATCAAAACATGACAAGTCAACAACCTTGATAAGCAACACATGCTATACGAATCAAGCCATGTAACAAGTGCACAATGAATATAAATTATTCCAAACCTTGGGTAGAGGCACATCCCACTTTCCAGCTTTCTCtttccttttttgttttactGTGTTGCTAAGAACCTTCCATACAGAATGTGGATGTAAGTATCATTAAATATACTCCCAACAATTATTCATGTAGTCTATCAACAGCAAGATTTTAAGCAACAAACCTTTGCACGTGTTGTAGCATCACGGTCAAGAAGATAAGCAGGTACAGCACCGTCTTGA includes the following:
- the LOC122595559 gene encoding norbelladine synthase-like — encoded protein: MFGTLSEETQVKVPVSKAWALYGSLELGKIASGKILECVDLVEGNGGVGTILKLTLKPGLGFVHCKEKFTKIDNKNKIKEIEAVEGGYLDLGFDLYRFRIEIKEIPTDVTSSRVKCTIEYEVKEEFAANASFVTAESMTTLMSFANEHLLQSN
- the LOC122607179 gene encoding ribosome biogenesis protein NSA2 homolog, translated to MPQGDYIELHRKRNGYRLDHFDRKRKKEAREVHKRSKTAQTALGIKGKQFAKKRYAEKALMKKTLAMHEESSHRRKVDDDVQDGAVPAYLLDRDATTRAKVLSNTVKQKRKEKAGKWDVPLPKVRPVAEEEMFKVVRTGPRKTKQWKRMITKVTFVGQGFTRKPPKYERFIRPTGLRFNKAHVTHPELKCTFNLEIIGVKKNPNGTMYTSLGVITKGTIIEVNVSELGLVTPAGKVVWGKYAQVTNNPENDGCINAVLLV